CCGCTCGATCATGTGTTGTTCTACGGCCCCCCGGGCCTCGGCAAGACCACGCTCGCCGCCATCTGCGCGAACGAAATGGGCGTTACGATGAAAAGCATGTCCGCCCCCGCCATCGACCATGCGGGAGACCTCGCCTCCGTGCTCACCACGCTTAAGGAAGGCGATGTATTCTTCATCGATGAGATACATCGGTTGAAGTCGCAGGTGGAGGAGATACTCTACTCCGCCATGGAGGATTTTTTCGTCGACATCAAGGTCGGGGAAGGCATCGGCGCGAAGAATTTCCGGGTTCCGCTCCCGAAGTTCACGCTCATCGGCGCAACAACACGCGCGGGCATGCTGAGCTCTCCCCTCTATCACCGCTTCGGCATCGTGGAACGGCTCAACTACTACGATGAGACCGAGCTCAGCGAGATAGTGAAACGGAGCGCACGGCTCCTCGCGATACCGCTCGCGGCGGACGCCGCCGGGCTCATCGCGCGCCGTTCGCGGGGAACGCCGCGCATCGTCAACCGCATCATACGCCGCATCCGCGATTACGCCGTCGTCAAAGCGGACGGGACCATAACCGCGCAGCTCTCGGAGGAGGCGCTCACGCTCCTCGGCATCGACGAACGGGGGCTTGACGCGCTTGACAAAAAGTATCTCACGGTGATAATAGAGCATTATGCCGGCGGTCCGGCAGGGCTGGAAACGATGGCGGTCTCCCTTTCGGAGGATGCCGAAACGGTAGAGGACGTCATCGAACCCTACCTTATCCAGTGCGGTTTCATCAAGCGCACGGCGAAAGGGCGCGTCGCCTCCGCACTCGCCTACCGGCATCTGGGCGTAAAGACCGTGACCGATATGTTCGGGGAACAGGATGGGAACACTTGACGGAGGCGCGGAATAATCCGATAGTATAAGCGATATGGACCACAGCTACGACCACCTTGTCCGCAAGAAAAAGCTTTCCGTGCGCATCGAGCAGTTCGTTCGGCGCATACTTCGTGCCATCCACCAGAAAGGCATGGAGATGCAGACGATAATGTTCGTCCCGCATTCCGAGAAGAGCATCCTCAATTTTCACCTCTATAATTACACCATCGCATTCGCTGCGCTCGTGCTCATCGGCATTCTCGTGCTCGCACTCGCCTTCTCGTTCAAACGCGAACCGGCGGACGCCAATCTGAAGCCGCTCAGGGAAGAGGACCGGAAGATGATGCTCTCCCTCGGAAAATACCATGACAGCGCGAGGGAATTGCAGCGCGAATTCGATGCGTATGAATCGGCGTTGAAGAACCTGTACAAGGCATCCGGCATGAATTACCCGCAGCGTGAGCGTATGGCACCAGCCACCAACGACGCGAAAGGCATCGTCTTCACCTATCCGCGCGACGCGGAGCTCCTCTCGAAGCTCGGCATTCGCCTCGATACCTCGCGTCCGCACCTGACGAACGTGTATAAATTCGTCGATGCACGGCGGATGCTCCTTACTGCCATGCCGTCAGCCTGGCCGGTGAGGGATTATGCGGGGCAGCGGACGAGCGGTTTCGGCGTACGCATGTCGCCGTTCGCCAAGAAATACGTGTATCATAAGGGCGTTGACCTCGCCTATATACAGGGCACGCCCATCATCGCCACCGCTGACGGCGTCGTCGCGTATGCCGGCTGGCTCGGCGGCTACGGGCACGCGGTGATCATCGATCACAAATTCGGGTATCGCTCGCTCTATGCGCATAACTATCGGCTGAACGTGGTACCCGGCAAGCGCGTACGCAAGGGCGACACAATAGCGTTCATGGGAAAGACGGGAAAGACCACGGGGGTGCATCTCCATTATGAAGTACGCCTCGGCGATGTCCCCGTCGACCCCTGGTCGTACATGACGACGCGGTTCTAACATGGTATACGGCGAAAATCTTCTTATCAACAGCATCATCGGGGAGGGCACGAAGCTTCGCGGTGAATTCGAACTGAACGGGCTGCTCCGCATCGACGGGGAATTCATCGGAAAGATAGCGAAGGGCGGCCGCGTACTCGTCGGTGTCAATGGGAAAGCGACGGCGTCAGAATCGATGAAACCCGATGAACCCTTCATCAGCGCTGAGATCATCATTGTCGGCGGCAAGGTTAAGGGACATCTGCGCGCGACGAAGCGCCTCGTGCTTCTGGCTACCGCCGATCTTGCCGGCGATATCGAGACACCGCGCATCGTCGCCGAGGAAGGCGTTTTCTTCGAGGGAAAATGCACGGTCGTAAAGGCGCCGGGCGATGAAGCGGATACGCTGTCCGATAAAAAGGTCATCGATATGGCGAAGCGCTCGGTCGCCGGACATTAACGATGCAGGAGTGATGAACATGAAAAGAACGATACGTACTGCCGCACTACTGGTCGGTGTGATCGGCATGCTCGGGGCGCAATCATCGCTCTCGAAGATCCAGGAGCGCACCGGCGGCGTGAAGAGCGCCATAGAGCAGAAGTCGACGGCGCATGAGACCTCTATCGCGGACAGGACAAAAACGCTCGAGGCGAAGATACAGCGGCTCTGGGACAGGATAGAGAAGTCGACGCGTTATGATTATGTATCGTACTCCGAGGATGCGAAGAAGAAGACAAAGGTCGCGTTCGAGGACGGCGCTGTCACCGTCGAGGTCATCGATTCCGAGAAGAACGAGAACAGGCAGGGCATGCTCACCTCGATCAATGACCGCATCATCGCAGTCAGGGACGATAAGGATGCCGGCGGCGATCAGTACCTCAGGAATCAGCTGACCGAAGGCGATATGCAGCGCGCACGCGATGCCACCAAACGCACGATCTACAAGGCCCCCGACGGCGAGACGAAGGTGAAATACACCGCGACCGTGCCGCTCAAAAAAGATAACATGACGGAGCGCGCACGGATCTACTATCCGTACGTGAAGAAATTCTCGCAGAAGCACGGCATATCGCTTGACCTTACGCTCTCCATCATCGAAGTGGAAAGCGCGTTCAACCCCTACTCGGACAACGGTATCGCCTACGGGCTCATGCAGCTCGTGCCCGACAGCGCGTCCGATGCGGCAAAGACCGCGCTCGGTTCAAAGCAGTACATATCGATACAGCAGCTGAAAGCGCCCGACCTCAACATCAATCTGGGCACCGCGCTCCTCAATCAGTTCTATACCTACAAGGCATATTTCGAGCCGTTCCGGGACTATCAGTACAAGCATGAGCTCATGGGTGTCGCCGGATATAATTGCGGCGCCCCGCGTATCCGCCGATGGATCGATGCGAACAGGTCGCTCCTCAAGGCATCCGACAGCGATTTCTACAGCGCCCTTTCGGCATCGCTTCCCTATGAAACGAAACGCTATATCGTCAAGGTCCCCGAGCGGCGTGCAAAATATCAGGCGCTTGTCGCCGCGGTAGAATCCGGGAATTGACCGTGCGGTTCGTGCTTCTTTCGATGATCGTTCTGGCGGGCGGGCTCTCGGGCATTGAGAACGGTGCATACACCTATCGGAGCGTGACCGGGGACAGGACGAACACCTACATCGTCTCATGGAAAGAGGACAGGAACATCATACGGCTGTCATCATCGAATGTCGCCGGCACCCGCGATACCGACTGCATCCATGCACTGAACGGGGCGATGCTCCGCTGGGAGAGCACGGAAACATGGACCATCATCGGCGTACGCTCGAATACGGCCGTTCATTTCTCCGGAACGCTTGCCGGCAAACCGGTAGTCGGGCGGTCGGTAGAGCTTGGCGCCATACCCTGGTATCAGCTGTTCGAGCTTCCCATCGCACTTTTCGTTCGCTCCGGCAGCCGTGAACAGCCGTTCTGGGTGGTCAATCCCGCCGACCTTACCGCGAACAACCTCATGATGATACGCGAAGGAACGGAAACAATAACCGTCGGGGGCGTATCGCGCACGGCATTGCGTGTTCGCATGACGATCCTGGGACCGTTCTCGATGTTCTGGAGCGCGCTCTACTGGTGCCGCGCGGACGACGGGATATGCATCAAATTCGATCGCCCCAACGGCATGCCGGGGACACCGATAACGTGCGGGGAATTGATCGCCGAAAAATGATCCGAACTTGGGGCATCTGAAGCAAAGCGAAACACGAGAGGAAAGGGGTCTTTATGCTGAAACATTGTGCTGTCATCTTCTGTGTATGCGTACTGTCAATTTCTGCCGAAGCCGATCTCACTAAATTCGCGTACGTGACCGCCATACGCGGGCAGGTCACCGTTGCATCGGGAAGATCGATACGAAAGACGCTTGCCGCAGGCGATGTCATACTGATGAACGACAATATCACAACTGCCGCGAACAGCGAACTAACCGCCGGCATGGAGAATTTCGGCGTATTCCAGGTACGTGAACGCACCACCGTTCGCATCGATGCCATGATAAACAGAAAGGGCCGCCTGGGCATGAACATGAAAAAAGGCGGCATTCTCTTCGCCATGCGAAAACTCATGCCCTCGGAAGAGATAGACGTAACAACACCGGCAGGGGTCGTCGCCGTCCGCGGGACATCGTTCTACGTCTCCGCCGACAGCACACAAAGCAGGATCGCCGTGCTCACCGGTACGGTGCGGGTAACAACAGCCGCGGGGACCGTCCTCGTACCGGAGCTCACCGAGACCACCATTACCCGTCGAACCGCCCCCTCACCCACGCCGATACGCCCGGAAACGGCGCCGATCATACGCGCAATAGCAAGGATCAACGGCATCGACGCGGTGGCGGACAAACCGGTGATAATCGAGAACCTGAGGCGCCTTGACGGAGGCGCTCCGACAGATACGAAAAGCGCTACGAACGCACTCGGGACATTCAAGCTCGGCGATGACATCTCCGTCGACGATCGCGGAACGATAAAGATCGGCAATATCGTATCCGGCATGACCATGCGTGGGAAAACGCAGGGACGCGGCGTATGGGAGCTTAACCGAAAAGAACTCTACCCCGAATCAGGGCTGAGCACGAACGGCAACCGCGTACGCGCGCTCTACGTTCTTGATGTGGAAAAGGCGAGCAACGAACGCATGCTGCTCGATCAGACGGTGACCGGAGGCGCCGACAATTTCAATGTTCAGGCAGAGTACACGAACCCGGACGATCTCACTTGGATACTGTATCAGATACGCATCCCTATTACGAACGAGACCATGGGAACCGTCGTTCGTTCCGGGACGAATTTTTATATACTCGGAACAAATCTTCCGGCAAAAGAAAATATTTTTGAGGCAAACGACCTCTCCGAACGCACCATTGCTATTGATATGCCGGGACGCTTCATCAGTATTACCGGAACGTTCACGTTCGCTCTCATGGACCAGCGGAAGAACTGGACGCCCAAGCAGTCGCTCGTTCCCATGCTCTTTGGGGTCAACAAGGACATGCGCACAGCAACGAATGTGATCTCATTCAGCGTAACAACGCGTTCGAACTGGGTACCGCGATCGCCGATCACCTTCGATCATGCATCAATCCCATCACTCAGGGAAACGTATGCGTCGTATTTCCCTCTATGCGCGGGCGACATGTCCATGCTGCGTATTGGAAAGTGCGAGTCGATCCTCCGAAGGCACTTTTCAGGGATGACCGCAGGGAATGCCATGAAATGGTCCCAGATACAACCGAAAAAAGATGCATACACGTTCGATGAAGCCGATGCAATCGCTGCATATGCCTCACAGAACGCCATGCAGCTCCATGGCCATACGTTCATCTATCACACCACCACCCCTGCATGGGTGTTCCAGAACGATTCCGGTTCCGAGATCGGGCGCGATGCCCTTCTCGACCGTATGCGCGAACACATCAGCACGGTGGCAAAGCGCTATGCTGCTTCCGTGA
The window above is part of the Spirochaetota bacterium genome. Proteins encoded here:
- a CDS encoding polymer-forming cytoskeletal protein; translation: MVYGENLLINSIIGEGTKLRGEFELNGLLRIDGEFIGKIAKGGRVLVGVNGKATASESMKPDEPFISAEIIIVGGKVKGHLRATKRLVLLATADLAGDIETPRIVAEEGVFFEGKCTVVKAPGDEADTLSDKKVIDMAKRSVAGH
- the ruvB gene encoding Holliday junction branch migration DNA helicase RuvB produces the protein MSDNPINTPKHTDEDTVDHAIRPRVLADFVGQKTLKEKFSIYLASAKKRADPLDHVLFYGPPGLGKTTLAAICANEMGVTMKSMSAPAIDHAGDLASVLTTLKEGDVFFIDEIHRLKSQVEEILYSAMEDFFVDIKVGEGIGAKNFRVPLPKFTLIGATTRAGMLSSPLYHRFGIVERLNYYDETELSEIVKRSARLLAIPLAADAAGLIARRSRGTPRIVNRIIRRIRDYAVVKADGTITAQLSEEALTLLGIDERGLDALDKKYLTVIIEHYAGGPAGLETMAVSLSEDAETVEDVIEPYLIQCGFIKRTAKGRVASALAYRHLGVKTVTDMFGEQDGNT
- a CDS encoding M23 family metallopeptidase gives rise to the protein MDHSYDHLVRKKKLSVRIEQFVRRILRAIHQKGMEMQTIMFVPHSEKSILNFHLYNYTIAFAALVLIGILVLALAFSFKREPADANLKPLREEDRKMMLSLGKYHDSARELQREFDAYESALKNLYKASGMNYPQRERMAPATNDAKGIVFTYPRDAELLSKLGIRLDTSRPHLTNVYKFVDARRMLLTAMPSAWPVRDYAGQRTSGFGVRMSPFAKKYVYHKGVDLAYIQGTPIIATADGVVAYAGWLGGYGHAVIIDHKFGYRSLYAHNYRLNVVPGKRVRKGDTIAFMGKTGKTTGVHLHYEVRLGDVPVDPWSYMTTRF
- a CDS encoding endo-1,4-beta-xylanase — encoded protein: MLKHCAVIFCVCVLSISAEADLTKFAYVTAIRGQVTVASGRSIRKTLAAGDVILMNDNITTAANSELTAGMENFGVFQVRERTTVRIDAMINRKGRLGMNMKKGGILFAMRKLMPSEEIDVTTPAGVVAVRGTSFYVSADSTQSRIAVLTGTVRVTTAAGTVLVPELTETTITRRTAPSPTPIRPETAPIIRAIARINGIDAVADKPVIIENLRRLDGGAPTDTKSATNALGTFKLGDDISVDDRGTIKIGNIVSGMTMRGKTQGRGVWELNRKELYPESGLSTNGNRVRALYVLDVEKASNERMLLDQTVTGGADNFNVQAEYTNPDDLTWILYQIRIPITNETMGTVVRSGTNFYILGTNLPAKENIFEANDLSERTIAIDMPGRFISITGTFTFALMDQRKNWTPKQSLVPMLFGVNKDMRTATNVISFSVTTRSNWVPRSPITFDHASIPSLRETYASYFPLCAGDMSMLRIGKCESILRRHFSGMTAGNAMKWSQIQPKKDAYTFDEADAIAAYASQNAMQLHGHTFIYHTTTPAWVFQNDSGSEIGRDALLDRMREHISTVAKRYAASVTSWDIANEASPDAKNSGAFKGTPWHRIIGDDYIEKAFQYADNALPGVRLTYNDYGQESSLDRIKFCTDLIGHIRKSGGRIDEVGLQMHVNAWVNPTSVETAITALAQAGVKVAISELDVSVFRDNNDGLNNPYANGVPDDILAQQALTYAQLFKLFKKRKDVISRVTFWALYDGLTWLDRMPVQGRKNHPALFDVEGKPKPAFWAVIDPDNYIAKNSFLLFSEQQWSTSTKPGCSINVQGNEAKIIGTTQTNGWASGNRLTTVNTFAPSPFSADIEFMVPVFNGPDPRLVSFGIEGQGVRSTVLLFQHGYGYGMQAIASGKEGNKFFGNLEQIGDESNRWHTMSIRYDGTNKLRGSIDGKSVVGDAPLVLSNRFSFNCYANTDKIGTAMDIRFRNFKVQFGK
- a CDS encoding murein transglycosylase domain-containing protein; translation: MKRTIRTAALLVGVIGMLGAQSSLSKIQERTGGVKSAIEQKSTAHETSIADRTKTLEAKIQRLWDRIEKSTRYDYVSYSEDAKKKTKVAFEDGAVTVEVIDSEKNENRQGMLTSINDRIIAVRDDKDAGGDQYLRNQLTEGDMQRARDATKRTIYKAPDGETKVKYTATVPLKKDNMTERARIYYPYVKKFSQKHGISLDLTLSIIEVESAFNPYSDNGIAYGLMQLVPDSASDAAKTALGSKQYISIQQLKAPDLNINLGTALLNQFYTYKAYFEPFRDYQYKHELMGVAGYNCGAPRIRRWIDANRSLLKASDSDFYSALSASLPYETKRYIVKVPERRAKYQALVAAVESGN